Genomic window (Candidatus Binatus sp.):
CTTGCTCCGCATCGAGACGCTGGGCTGGTGAATTTCCTCTATGTGAATACCACCTCAGCGAGGAATATCATTGTCGGTCACAAAAGGCAGGCCACGACCACCATTAACAAAGCGATTGCAGCTGTCTGTATTCCGCCGGGACCGCTGGATTTGCCGATGGTGCAATCGCCCAGTCATCTTCGCGGCGGCAATGAGATTACTAGAGCGGGAAATGAGAAAATCTGGCAGGACCGAACCCTTGGCCTATTACCACGCCCACGCCACTCGTGATGGTGCTCCGTTGCTCGATGAACTGTGGGCCGTAATTGATCACGTCAATGCTTTTTCCGCTGGCGGTCTCAACACTGAAGAAAATCTCGCGACAGCCTGCAACAAATGCAATGGTCGAAAAAGCTCCGCGCCTTTAGACAAATGGGGTAAGCGTTATCTGCGTAAGGCGGTCAAAGGAAAGTACGGAGAACCGCAACATTGGGACGGGCTATCTGGGTTGTTCGTCATTCTGGCACAGCGCGATCCTGTTGGACTTACTGCGTCCGAGAAAATATGGCTCAGGGAACTTACAACGCTCACTTCTTAGGGAAACCGCTGACTCAGACGAACAAACTCGAAACGCCGATCGTGCTCACTTTCTGGGAACGACTCGGCGGAACGGATACCTGAAATGACCACCGATGAGCGCATCGCGATTGTAAAAGCGCTTGAGCAGGCGCCGTTCTCGAAGGTGCTCGGACTCAAGGTCGAGCACGCGCGCGACGGCGAGGCGATCGCGCGGATGCCCGCCGACGCGTCGCTGCTGAATCCCGGCGGACCGCAGGCGCCCATCCACGGCGGCGCGATCG
Coding sequences:
- a CDS encoding HNH endonuclease; this encodes MAYYHAHATRDGAPLLDELWAVIDHVNAFSAGGLNTEENLATACNKCNGRKSSAPLDKWGKRYLRKAVKGKYGEPQHWDGLSGLFVILAQRDPVGLTASEKIWLRELTTLTS